The sequence CGCTGGAGGAGCACTGGGCCTCGGTCGGCATCGCCGACCGGCTCTACACCGAGCGCTTCCGCCCGCGGATCCTCGTGACCGGCGAGGGCGGCACGGTCAGCTTCACCAAGAACGGGACCACCGTCGAGGCGGACGGCGCCACGCCGATCCTCGACGCCGCCGAGGAGGCCGGCGTCCTCATGCCCAGTGGCTGCCGGATGGGCATCTGCTACGGCTGCGTCCTCCCGCTGCGCGAGGGCGCCGTCCGCGACCTGCGCAACGGCGAGATCACCACCGCCGAGGACGTCGGTGACGGCGTCCTCATCCAGACCTGCGTCAGCGCCGCCGCCGGCGCCTGCGCCATCGACCACTGACCGCCTCGAGCCACAGGAGCCCGGACATGACCGTCATCCAGAAGAAGCCCGAGAACCCGATCGCCCACCTGTCCGCCGAGGACGTCGAGATGATCGGCAAGGAGCTCGACACCATCCGCCAGGAGATCCGCGACAGCCTGGGCGAGAACGACGCGAAGTACATCCGCACCGTCATCGACGTGCAGCGCAAGCTCGAGCTGGGCAGCCGCGCCGTCCTGCTGTTCTCGAAGTTCCCGCCGGCATGGCTGCTCGGGACGGCCGGCCTGTCGGTCGCCAAGATCCTCGAGAACATGGAGATCGGGCACAACATCCTCCACGGGCAGTGGGACTGGATGCGCGACCCGAAGATCCACTCCACGACGTGGGAGTGGGACATGGCCAGCCCGGCCGAGCAGTGGAAGCACTCGCACAACGAGCTGCACCACACGTACACCAACGTGATCGGCAAGGACAACGACCTCGGCTACGGCATCATGCGCGTCGACGAGGACCAGCGCTGGCACCCGATGTACCTTGCGCAGCCGCTGTGGAACTTCATCAACGCCTGCTTCTTCGAGTACGGGATCGCCGCCTACGACCTCGAGCTGGGCAAGAACCTGGCCACGAAGAAGCGCCGCAACGACCCCAAGTTCCGGGCCGCCGCCAAGCAGGTGCTGAAGAAGATCCGCAACCAGGCGGCCAAGGACTACGTCGTCCACCCGCTGCTCTCGGGCCCGTCGTTCCTGCCGACGCTGGCAGCCAACTTCACCGCCAACGTGGTGCGCAACCTCTGGTCGCACTCGGTGATCATGTGTGGGCACTTCCCCGAGGGGGTCGAGACCTTCGAGAAGACCTCGATCGACGGGGAGACCCGCGGCGAGTGGTACGTCCGCCAGATGCTCGGCTCGGCCAACATCTCGGGCAGCAAGGCCATGCACATCATGACCGGCAACCTGTCGCACCAGGTGGAGCACCACCTGTTCCCGGACATCCCGAGCAAC is a genomic window of Blastococcus sp. HT6-30 containing:
- a CDS encoding acyl-CoA desaturase yields the protein MTVIQKKPENPIAHLSAEDVEMIGKELDTIRQEIRDSLGENDAKYIRTVIDVQRKLELGSRAVLLFSKFPPAWLLGTAGLSVAKILENMEIGHNILHGQWDWMRDPKIHSTTWEWDMASPAEQWKHSHNELHHTYTNVIGKDNDLGYGIMRVDEDQRWHPMYLAQPLWNFINACFFEYGIAAYDLELGKNLATKKRRNDPKFRAAAKQVLKKIRNQAAKDYVVHPLLSGPSFLPTLAANFTANVVRNLWSHSVIMCGHFPEGVETFEKTSIDGETRGEWYVRQMLGSANISGSKAMHIMTGNLSHQVEHHLFPDIPSNRYAEIAPKVKDIFDRYGLTYHSAPLYKQVASAWHKVIRLSLPNGWLAETTPKNAPAQLAKLYKMTTGGPKVRRALQQKAAA